A genomic window from Gemmatimonadaceae bacterium includes:
- a CDS encoding nitroreductase family protein, whose amino-acid sequence MQSQPLEQYQRYPAAEMQARAEAFAKELRRRRSVRDFSPEPVPRSVLEPCLLAAGSAPNGANIQPWHFVCVSDAETKRQIRQAAEAEEREFYAERATPEWLEDLAPLGTDPNKPFLETAPWLIAIFAQRWRAGADDTRRANYYVPESVGIATGFLIAALHHAGLATLTHTPSPMGFLGRILGRPESEKAFLLLVVGYPAEDAQVPVITKKPLGDIATFR is encoded by the coding sequence ATGCAGTCGCAGCCGCTGGAGCAGTACCAGCGATACCCCGCCGCAGAGATGCAAGCGCGGGCGGAGGCGTTCGCGAAGGAGCTGCGTCGCCGGCGTAGCGTGCGGGACTTCTCGCCTGAGCCTGTCCCTCGCAGCGTGCTCGAGCCCTGCCTCCTCGCCGCTGGAAGCGCGCCGAACGGCGCGAACATCCAGCCGTGGCACTTCGTCTGCGTCTCGGATGCTGAGACGAAACGCCAGATCCGTCAGGCGGCCGAGGCCGAGGAACGCGAGTTCTACGCCGAGCGCGCCACGCCTGAGTGGCTGGAGGACCTCGCGCCGCTCGGCACCGATCCCAACAAGCCGTTCCTCGAGACTGCGCCGTGGCTGATCGCGATCTTCGCGCAGCGTTGGCGCGCCGGGGCGGACGATACGCGGCGCGCGAACTACTACGTACCGGAGTCGGTCGGCATCGCGACGGGCTTTCTCATCGCGGCGCTGCACCACGCGGGCCTCGCGACGCTGACGCACACCCCGAGCCCGATGGGATTCCTCGGACGCATCCTCGGGCGTCCGGAGTCTGAGAAGGCGTTCCTGCTCTTGGTCGTCGGGTATCCCGCGGAGGACGCGCAGGTACCCGTGATCACGAAGAAGCCGCTCGGCGACATCGCCACGTTCCGATAA
- the recF gene encoding DNA replication and repair protein RecF (All proteins in this family for which functions are known are DNA-binding proteins that assist the filamentation of RecA onto DNA for the initiation of recombination or recombinational repair.), protein MTAATTPKAARLASLALRDFRNITAAEIAFPAEGVAFVGENGQGKTNAVEAIAYFRLLRSMRGARDRDLIRFGATAFHLAATMQHGSAERATVGADRTGRKKVTLDGAEPEKLAEALDVLPSVSFSPRDVDLIAGAPSERRRYLDITLALTSPSYLHALRRYRAALVRRNASLRDAARRSSVRTALAAAAAWEPALAEHGAVLVQQRRAWAAAHAASFAALCAAIGESQPATLTYEGLLAESEHPREELLALLDRQREQDCRRGLTQSGPHRDDLALRLDAHDLRQVGSAGQQRTAAIVLRMLESATHREATGVIPVLLLDDPFAELDRRRTARILGLLEEQGVGQCVLCVPREDEIPARFTRLQRWRVQGGAFAVAGDA, encoded by the coding sequence ATGACCGCCGCCACGACGCCCAAGGCCGCGCGGCTCGCGTCGCTCGCGCTGCGGGACTTCCGCAACATCACGGCGGCGGAGATCGCATTCCCCGCCGAGGGCGTGGCCTTCGTTGGCGAGAACGGCCAGGGCAAGACGAATGCGGTGGAGGCGATCGCCTACTTCCGCCTGCTGCGCTCGATGCGCGGCGCGCGCGACCGCGACCTCATTCGCTTCGGTGCCACGGCGTTCCACCTTGCGGCCACGATGCAGCACGGCAGCGCCGAGCGCGCCACCGTCGGCGCCGACCGCACCGGGCGCAAGAAGGTCACGCTCGACGGCGCCGAGCCCGAGAAGCTGGCCGAAGCGCTCGACGTGCTGCCGAGCGTCTCGTTCTCACCGCGCGACGTGGACTTGATTGCCGGCGCGCCGTCTGAGCGGCGGCGGTACCTCGACATCACGTTGGCGCTGACGTCGCCGAGCTATCTGCACGCGCTGCGCCGCTACCGCGCGGCGCTGGTGCGCCGCAACGCGTCGCTGCGCGATGCCGCGCGACGGTCTTCGGTGCGCACGGCGTTGGCGGCGGCCGCCGCCTGGGAGCCGGCCTTGGCCGAACACGGCGCGGTGTTGGTGCAGCAGCGGCGCGCGTGGGCGGCCGCGCACGCGGCGAGCTTCGCGGCGCTCTGCGCCGCCATCGGCGAGTCGCAGCCCGCGACGCTGACCTACGAGGGCCTGCTCGCGGAGTCCGAGCATCCGCGCGAGGAACTGCTCGCGCTGCTTGACCGCCAGCGCGAGCAGGATTGCCGCCGCGGGCTCACGCAGTCGGGCCCGCACCGCGACGACCTCGCGCTACGCCTCGATGCGCACGACCTGCGCCAGGTGGGCTCGGCGGGGCAGCAGCGCACCGCGGCCATCGTGCTGCGGATGCTCGAGTCGGCGACGCATCGCGAAGCCACGGGTGTGATCCCGGTTCTGCTGCTCGACGATCCCTTCGCCGAACTGGATCGCCGTCGCACGGCGCGCATCCTCGGCTTGCTCGAGGAGCAGGGCGTGGGGCAGTGCGTGCTCTGCGTGCCGCGCGAGGACGAGATCCCGGCGCGGTTCACGCGCCTGCAGCGCTGGCGCGTGCAGGGCGGCGCGTTCGCCGTGGCGGGTGACGCGTGA
- the ligA gene encoding NAD-dependent DNA ligase LigA, giving the protein MGAEVGESHLAKHTHLVPMASLDNAFDEAELAEWDVRLRKLVGGAVDKDGYCCELKIDGAAVSLTYVDGVLSVGATRGNGSVGEDVTANLRTIADVPRKLDGGGWPQTIEIRGEVYMEFDGFERMNRERAAAGEPVFANPRNSAAGALRQKDPRETAKKPLRFFGYAFAVPGVPALPFATQWELLESLAAWGVPTPPFRRACATLDDVHAWARELESTVRPTLPFAIDGGVVKVNRLALQTELGMIGGRVPRWAVARKFAPDIAETKLLAIEVQVGRTGALTPRAVLAPVEVGGATITYATLHNFELVAEKDLRIGDVVQVKRAGEVIPQVLGPVPERRDGSEQPVAVPTHCPVCGTPAVRDEEEVASYCPNLACSGRQLEALAHFVSRAGMDIRGLSYQRLEQLIAAGLVRDAADIYAITVEQLVPRKPSRKRSAAGEGDATDGGSDGAGSLGGVAGFQAKSAIALVDAITASKQQPLSRLLNALGIRHVGAESAKLLARAFGTMDALAAASVDDIEALHGVGRTMAESVREWFDSPAMHSLVARLKEAGLTMDEPRAADADGAFKGMKIVLTGTLPTLSRPEATELVENAGGKVTSSVSKATTLVVAGEEAGSKLDKARELGIEVIDEAELLRRLGR; this is encoded by the coding sequence GTGGGCGCCGAGGTCGGCGAGAGCCACCTCGCCAAGCACACGCACCTCGTGCCGATGGCATCGCTCGACAACGCCTTCGACGAAGCCGAGCTGGCCGAATGGGATGTGCGCCTGCGCAAGCTCGTCGGCGGCGCGGTAGACAAGGACGGCTACTGCTGCGAGCTGAAGATTGACGGGGCGGCGGTATCGCTCACCTACGTGGACGGCGTACTGAGCGTCGGTGCGACCCGCGGCAACGGCAGCGTGGGTGAGGACGTCACCGCCAACCTGCGCACGATCGCCGACGTGCCGCGGAAGCTCGACGGCGGCGGCTGGCCGCAGACGATCGAGATCCGCGGCGAGGTCTATATGGAGTTCGACGGCTTCGAGCGGATGAACCGCGAGCGGGCCGCGGCCGGCGAGCCGGTGTTCGCCAACCCGCGCAACTCGGCGGCTGGCGCGCTGCGCCAGAAGGATCCGCGCGAGACCGCCAAGAAGCCGCTGCGTTTCTTCGGCTACGCCTTCGCCGTCCCGGGTGTGCCGGCCCTGCCCTTCGCGACGCAGTGGGAGCTGCTCGAGAGCCTCGCCGCCTGGGGCGTGCCGACGCCACCCTTTCGCCGCGCCTGCGCCACGCTCGACGACGTGCACGCCTGGGCGCGCGAGCTGGAATCGACGGTGCGGCCGACGCTGCCCTTCGCGATCGACGGCGGCGTCGTAAAGGTGAATCGTCTCGCGCTCCAGACCGAACTCGGGATGATTGGCGGGCGCGTGCCGCGCTGGGCCGTGGCGCGGAAGTTCGCGCCCGACATCGCGGAGACGAAGCTGCTCGCGATTGAGGTCCAGGTCGGGCGCACCGGCGCACTCACGCCGCGGGCCGTGCTGGCACCGGTGGAGGTCGGCGGTGCAACGATCACGTACGCCACGTTGCACAACTTCGAACTCGTGGCCGAGAAGGACCTGCGCATCGGTGATGTGGTGCAGGTCAAGCGTGCAGGCGAGGTGATTCCTCAGGTGCTCGGCCCCGTGCCCGAGCGTCGGGATGGCAGCGAGCAGCCCGTCGCCGTCCCCACGCATTGCCCTGTCTGCGGCACGCCGGCCGTGCGGGACGAGGAGGAAGTCGCGAGCTACTGCCCCAACCTGGCCTGTAGCGGGCGCCAGCTTGAGGCGCTCGCGCACTTCGTCTCGCGCGCCGGAATGGACATCCGCGGGCTCAGCTATCAGCGGCTCGAGCAGCTCATCGCGGCCGGCCTGGTGCGGGACGCGGCGGACATCTACGCGATCACCGTGGAGCAGTTGGTTCCACGGAAGCCGAGCAGGAAGCGCAGCGCGGCGGGCGAAGGCGACGCGACTGACGGCGGGTCCGATGGCGCCGGGAGTCTCGGCGGCGTCGCGGGCTTCCAAGCGAAGAGCGCCATCGCGCTCGTGGACGCGATCACCGCCTCCAAGCAGCAGCCCCTCTCGCGGCTCCTCAACGCACTCGGCATCCGGCACGTCGGCGCGGAGAGCGCCAAGCTGCTCGCGCGGGCCTTCGGCACGATGGACGCGCTGGCCGCCGCCTCGGTGGACGACATCGAGGCCCTGCACGGCGTCGGCCGTACGATGGCGGAGTCGGTGCGCGAGTGGTTCGACTCGCCGGCGATGCACTCGCTCGTCGCGCGCCTCAAGGAGGCGGGGCTGACGATGGATGAGCCCCGCGCCGCCGACGCCGACGGTGCCTTCAAGGGGATGAAGATCGTCCTTACCGGGACGCTGCCCACGCTCTCGCGGCCGGAGGCCACCGAGCTGGTGGAGAACGCGGGCGGCAAGGTGACGAGTTCGGTCTCCAAGGCCACGACGCTGGTGGTGGCGGGCGAGGAGGCCGGCAGCAAGCTGGACAAGGCGCGGGAGCTCGGCATCGAGGTCATCGATGAAGCCGAACTCTTGCGCCGGCTGGGCCGCTGA
- the mtnA gene encoding S-methyl-5-thioribose-1-phosphate isomerase, translating into MTLPSFRAVQWAPDGALRIIDQRLLPGEFVERDLRSVVDVADAIRTLAVRGAPAIGVAAAMGIVAAADAERASGFLADIGALRRFVYDAAAALQSTRPTAVNLFWALDRMRALLDAAHIDVLTLAAALRAEAEAIRAEDEAMCEALGRHGATLLKDGMRVLTHCNAGALATAGIGTALAPVYAAHAAGLRVEVFADETRPLLQGARLTAWELTRAGVPVTVITDGTAASLMGAGRVDLVLVGADRIAANGDAANKIGTYALAVLAKHHKIPFVVVAPSSSVDAQTASGEAIPIEQRDATEIAQLGERRVAAAGATVYNPAFDVTPAALITHIVTEDGVLCAPYHFDRATLSLPPA; encoded by the coding sequence GTGACCCTACCCAGCTTCCGCGCCGTCCAGTGGGCGCCGGATGGCGCGCTGCGCATCATCGACCAGCGCCTCCTCCCCGGCGAGTTCGTGGAGCGCGACCTCCGCAGCGTCGTCGACGTGGCTGACGCCATCCGTACGCTCGCCGTGCGCGGTGCGCCGGCCATCGGCGTGGCGGCGGCGATGGGCATCGTGGCCGCGGCCGACGCGGAGCGTGCCTCAGGCTTCCTGGCCGACATCGGTGCGCTCCGGCGCTTCGTGTACGACGCGGCGGCGGCGCTGCAGTCCACGCGGCCGACGGCCGTGAATCTCTTCTGGGCGCTGGACAGGATGCGCGCCCTGCTCGACGCTGCGCACATCGACGTGCTGACGCTGGCCGCGGCGCTCCGAGCGGAGGCCGAGGCCATCCGCGCCGAGGACGAGGCGATGTGCGAGGCGCTCGGGCGGCACGGTGCCACGCTGCTCAAGGACGGGATGCGCGTCCTGACGCACTGCAACGCCGGTGCGCTGGCAACGGCGGGTATCGGTACGGCGTTGGCTCCTGTGTACGCGGCGCACGCGGCCGGACTGCGCGTCGAAGTCTTCGCCGACGAGACGCGGCCGCTGCTGCAGGGCGCCCGGCTCACCGCCTGGGAGCTCACCCGCGCCGGCGTCCCGGTCACTGTCATCACGGATGGGACGGCCGCCAGCCTGATGGGCGCCGGACGCGTGGACCTCGTGCTCGTGGGTGCGGACCGCATCGCCGCCAACGGCGATGCCGCCAACAAGATCGGGACCTACGCGCTGGCCGTGCTGGCCAAGCATCATAAGATTCCATTTGTGGTCGTGGCGCCGTCGAGCAGCGTCGATGCGCAGACCGCCAGCGGCGAGGCGATTCCCATCGAGCAGCGCGACGCCACCGAAATCGCGCAATTGGGCGAGCGTCGCGTGGCCGCCGCTGGGGCCACGGTGTACAACCCTGCGTTCGACGTCACGCCCGCGGCGCTGATCACGCACATCGTCACGGAAGACGGCGTTCTCTGCGCACCCTACCACTTTGACCGCGCCACGCTCTCGCTGCCCCCCGCGTAA
- a CDS encoding ferritin — protein sequence MNRFGGRESILMLLSKQLNAALNTQVGNELAASNQYVVIASYFDAEGLPMLAKHYFNQASEERDHAMRFVRLILDGGGDLKIPAVPAPKTGFKNSLAAVQLALDSEITVTNQINDIVDLAIKEKNHIIKNGLDWFVNEQREEVTSADTVVRMVKRAGEAGLFHVEAFLRDGGLAEEGNDGDAGAP from the coding sequence ATGAACCGCTTCGGCGGTCGGGAGTCCATCCTGATGTTGCTCTCCAAGCAGTTGAACGCCGCGCTCAACACGCAGGTCGGCAACGAGCTGGCGGCCAGCAACCAGTATGTGGTGATCGCGTCGTACTTCGACGCCGAAGGCCTGCCGATGCTGGCCAAGCACTACTTCAACCAGGCCAGCGAGGAGCGCGACCACGCGATGCGCTTCGTGCGGCTGATCCTCGACGGCGGCGGCGACCTCAAGATCCCCGCGGTTCCGGCACCGAAGACCGGCTTCAAGAACTCACTCGCCGCGGTGCAGCTGGCCCTGGACTCCGAGATCACGGTCACGAACCAGATCAACGACATCGTGGACTTGGCGATCAAGGAGAAGAACCACATCATCAAGAACGGCCTCGACTGGTTCGTCAACGAGCAACGCGAGGAGGTCACCTCGGCCGACACCGTGGTGCGAATGGTGAAACGCGCGGGCGAGGCCGGCCTCTTCCACGTGGAGGCCTTCCTGCGCGACGGTGGGCTCGCGGAAGAGGGCAACGACGGCGACGCCGGGGCCCCCTGA
- a CDS encoding thymidine phosphorylase, protein MTVVELIERKRNGGRLTAGELRALMRAYADGEVPDYQMSAFAMAVYFRGMDDEEIGALTAAMLESGRSLDLTHLGVPRVDKHSTGGVGDKVSLILAPLVAACGVAVPMMSGRGLGHTGGTLDKLESIPGFRTRLTLEETVAQLERLGVAMIGQTREIAPADRKFYALRDATATVEAIPLIAASIMSKKLAEGLTGLVLDVKTGAGAFMTKLEDSLTLAQTMIALGERRGCPTVALLTDMDSPLGEACGNALEVEESIHCLRGEGPADLREVTLALAAEMLLVAGAASDQRSARQRAESALGSGAALEKFREIVQAQGGHPGVVDNPVAILPRAPIRERVEAARSGIVQRVEPRIIGRAIIDLGGGRTRVEDEVDPAVGIVLHVRPGGRVERGQPIATVHARDADGRKAAEAALRQAVVLGEQPPARRPLISHRVTRRGVEELPAVGAH, encoded by the coding sequence ATGACGGTCGTCGAGCTCATCGAACGCAAACGCAATGGCGGCCGGCTCACGGCGGGCGAGCTGCGCGCGCTGATGCGCGCCTACGCCGACGGTGAGGTGCCGGACTACCAGATGTCCGCCTTCGCGATGGCCGTGTACTTCCGCGGGATGGACGACGAGGAGATCGGGGCCCTCACGGCCGCGATGCTCGAGAGCGGCCGTAGTCTCGACCTGACCCACCTCGGCGTCCCGCGCGTGGACAAGCACTCCACCGGTGGCGTCGGCGACAAGGTCTCGCTCATTCTCGCGCCACTCGTGGCCGCCTGCGGCGTGGCCGTTCCGATGATGTCCGGCCGCGGGCTCGGCCACACCGGTGGTACCCTCGACAAGCTCGAAAGCATCCCCGGCTTCCGTACGCGTCTCACGCTGGAGGAGACCGTCGCACAGCTGGAGCGCCTCGGCGTCGCGATGATCGGGCAGACCCGCGAGATCGCGCCGGCGGACCGCAAGTTCTATGCACTGCGCGATGCGACGGCCACCGTGGAGGCCATCCCGCTCATCGCCGCATCCATTATGAGCAAGAAGCTCGCGGAAGGTCTCACCGGCCTGGTGCTCGACGTGAAAACGGGCGCGGGGGCGTTTATGACGAAGCTCGAGGACTCGCTGACGCTTGCCCAGACGATGATCGCGCTCGGGGAACGGCGCGGCTGCCCAACGGTCGCGCTGCTCACCGATATGGACAGCCCGCTCGGTGAGGCCTGCGGCAACGCGCTCGAGGTCGAGGAGTCCATCCACTGCCTGCGCGGCGAGGGGCCCGCCGACCTGCGCGAGGTGACGTTGGCGCTGGCCGCTGAGATGCTCTTGGTCGCCGGTGCCGCGTCGGACCAGCGCAGCGCGCGCCAGCGCGCCGAGTCCGCGCTCGGCAGCGGAGCGGCGCTGGAGAAATTCCGCGAGATCGTCCAGGCGCAGGGCGGCCACCCCGGCGTCGTGGACAACCCCGTGGCCATCCTGCCGCGCGCGCCCATCCGTGAACGCGTCGAGGCCGCGCGCAGCGGCATCGTGCAGCGCGTGGAACCGCGGATCATCGGGCGCGCGATCATCGACCTCGGCGGCGGACGCACGCGCGTCGAGGATGAAGTGGATCCGGCCGTGGGCATCGTGCTGCACGTGCGGCCCGGCGGCCGCGTGGAACGCGGCCAGCCGATCGCAACCGTGCACGCCCGGGACGCCGACGGACGCAAGGCCGCCGAGGCGGCGCTGCGGCAGGCTGTCGTGCTCGGGGAGCAGCCGCCAGCGCGCCGTCCGCTCATCTCACACCGCGTCACCAGGCGGGGGGTGGAGGAACTCCCCGCCGTGGGTGCACATTAA
- the gyrB gene encoding DNA topoisomerase (ATP-hydrolyzing) subunit B, with protein sequence MAKTNDVADSQYDSSGIQVLKGLEAVRKRPGMYIGSTSHRGLHHLVYEVVDNSIDEALAGYCDTVDVTIHPDNSISVSDNGRGIPVDIHPVEKLPGVELALTVLHAGGKFDKNTYKVSGGLHGVGVSVVNALSENLKVWVKRDGKEHYMDFVRGDTTTKLKVLGQVKPKDTGTKVWFKPDAQIFTELEYDYATLASRLRELSFLNKGVTITLRDEREATQREETFHAKGGLKEFVGFLNAKQKALHSEIVYFDGEKDDIGIEIALQYNDGYNENVFSFVNNINTHEGGTHLTGFKAALTSVINKHLDKSSFAKKDKDLKLSGDDVREGLTAVLSVKVREPQFEGQTKTKLGNSEAESAVKTTVNEWLSSYLEEHPRVANAVLEKALSAARAREAARKARDLTRKKSALDVGNLPGKLADCSLSDPAMCELYLVEGDSAGGSAKQGRDRMFQAILPLRGKILNVEKARIDKILGNEEIRTIVTAIGAGIKEEFSLENVRYHKVIIMTDADVDGAHIRTLLLTFFFRQMPELIDAGMVYIAQPPLFSVAKGKEMYYAYDTAERDGIISRMGGDDAKGLNIQRYKGLGEMNPDQLWKTTMDPETRTILKVTMDDAFQANEIFQTLMGDEVEPRRVFIETNAKFASNLDI encoded by the coding sequence ATGGCCAAGACGAACGACGTCGCCGACTCGCAGTACGACTCCTCCGGCATCCAAGTCCTCAAGGGACTCGAAGCCGTCCGCAAGCGCCCCGGGATGTACATCGGATCGACGTCGCATCGCGGCCTGCATCACCTCGTCTACGAGGTGGTCGACAACTCGATCGACGAAGCGCTGGCCGGCTACTGCGACACGGTGGACGTGACGATCCACCCCGACAATTCGATCTCGGTATCGGACAACGGGCGCGGCATCCCGGTGGACATCCATCCGGTGGAGAAGCTGCCGGGCGTGGAACTCGCGCTGACGGTGCTGCACGCCGGCGGCAAGTTCGACAAGAACACCTACAAGGTGTCGGGCGGACTGCACGGCGTCGGCGTCTCGGTGGTGAACGCGCTCTCCGAGAACCTGAAGGTGTGGGTCAAGCGCGACGGCAAGGAGCACTATATGGACTTCGTGCGTGGCGACACGACGACGAAGCTCAAGGTGCTCGGCCAGGTGAAGCCCAAGGACACGGGCACGAAGGTCTGGTTCAAGCCCGACGCGCAGATCTTCACCGAGCTTGAGTACGACTACGCCACGCTGGCCTCGCGCCTGCGCGAGCTGTCGTTCCTCAACAAGGGCGTGACGATCACCCTGCGCGACGAGCGCGAGGCGACGCAGCGCGAGGAGACCTTCCACGCCAAGGGCGGCCTCAAGGAGTTCGTCGGCTTCCTCAACGCCAAGCAGAAGGCGCTGCACAGCGAGATCGTCTACTTCGACGGCGAGAAGGACGACATCGGCATCGAGATCGCGCTGCAGTACAACGACGGCTACAACGAGAACGTGTTCTCGTTCGTGAACAACATCAACACGCACGAGGGCGGCACGCACCTCACCGGCTTCAAGGCCGCGCTCACGAGCGTGATCAACAAGCACCTCGACAAGTCGTCGTTCGCCAAGAAGGACAAGGACCTCAAGCTCAGCGGCGACGATGTGCGCGAAGGCCTCACCGCCGTGCTCTCGGTGAAGGTCCGCGAGCCGCAGTTCGAGGGGCAGACCAAGACCAAGCTGGGTAACTCGGAAGCCGAGTCGGCGGTGAAGACGACCGTCAACGAGTGGCTCTCGAGCTACCTCGAGGAGCATCCGCGCGTCGCCAACGCCGTGCTGGAGAAGGCGCTCAGCGCCGCCCGCGCGCGCGAGGCCGCCCGCAAGGCCCGCGACCTCACCCGCAAGAAGTCGGCGCTCGACGTCGGCAACCTGCCCGGCAAGCTGGCCGACTGCTCGCTCTCGGACCCGGCGATGTGCGAGCTCTACCTCGTCGAGGGCGACTCGGCAGGCGGTTCGGCCAAGCAGGGCCGCGACCGGATGTTCCAGGCGATCCTGCCGCTGCGCGGCAAGATCCTGAACGTCGAAAAGGCCCGCATCGACAAGATCCTCGGCAACGAGGAAATCCGCACCATCGTCACGGCCATCGGCGCCGGCATCAAGGAAGAGTTCTCGCTCGAGAACGTGCGCTACCACAAGGTCATCATTATGACCGACGCCGACGTGGACGGCGCGCACATCCGCACGCTGCTGCTGACGTTCTTCTTCCGGCAGATGCCGGAGCTGATCGATGCCGGGATGGTCTACATCGCGCAGCCGCCGCTGTTCTCGGTCGCCAAGGGCAAGGAGATGTACTACGCCTACGATACCGCCGAGCGCGACGGCATCATCAGCCGGATGGGCGGTGACGACGCCAAGGGCCTGAACATCCAGCGCTACAAGGGCCTCGGCGAAATGAATCCCGACCAGCTGTGGAAGACGACGATGGATCCCGAGACGCGCACGATCCTGAAGGTGACGATGGACGACGCGTTCCAGGCAAACGAGATCTTCCAGACGCTGATGGGGGACGAGGTGGAGCCGCGCCGCGTGTTCATCGAGACGAATGCGAAGTTCGCGTCGAATCTCGATATTTGA
- a CDS encoding enoyl-CoA hydratase/isomerase family protein translates to MTTPFAFLTLEIADQLAVVTVNRPDKLNALNGTVIQELDRAFTEIAGRDQIRAVILTGAGRAFVAGADIAEIAEAADGPAGLESLSAAGSRVFTKIERLNKPVIAAVNGFALGGGLELAMACHVRLASEGAKFGLPEAKLGLIPGYGGTHRLPRLVGQGRALQMILTGAMIDANTAAAFGLVNAVYPTEVLMDVTRSMAKEMIANGPLALAHAIEVVTQGVGMSTDDALALESRHFGELGRSADMREGTTAFLEKRPPSFHGA, encoded by the coding sequence ATGACGACGCCCTTCGCCTTCCTCACGCTCGAGATCGCCGACCAGTTGGCCGTCGTGACGGTCAACCGGCCCGACAAGCTCAACGCGCTCAACGGCACGGTCATCCAGGAGCTGGACCGCGCGTTCACCGAGATTGCCGGTCGCGACCAGATTCGCGCCGTCATCCTCACCGGCGCCGGCCGAGCGTTCGTGGCAGGCGCGGACATCGCCGAGATCGCCGAGGCGGCGGACGGCCCCGCTGGGCTGGAGTCACTCTCGGCTGCTGGCTCGCGGGTGTTCACCAAGATCGAGCGCCTCAACAAGCCGGTAATCGCGGCGGTGAACGGCTTCGCGCTCGGCGGCGGACTTGAGCTCGCGATGGCCTGCCACGTCCGCCTCGCCAGCGAAGGCGCCAAGTTCGGCCTGCCCGAGGCCAAGCTCGGCTTGATCCCCGGCTACGGCGGCACGCATCGCCTGCCGCGGCTCGTCGGGCAGGGCCGCGCGCTGCAGATGATCCTCACGGGCGCGATGATCGACGCCAACACCGCTGCGGCCTTCGGGCTCGTGAACGCGGTATATCCGACCGAAGTGCTGATGGACGTGACGCGCTCGATGGCCAAGGAGATGATCGCCAACGGCCCGCTGGCGCTGGCGCACGCGATCGAGGTCGTGACGCAGGGCGTGGGAATGTCCACCGACGACGCCCTGGCGTTGGAGAGCCGGCACTTCGGCGAGCTCGGACGCAGCGCCGATATGCGCGAGGGCACCACGGCGTTCCTCGAGAAGCGCCCGCCATCGTTCCACGGCGCCTGA
- a CDS encoding DUF721 domain-containing protein, with the protein MTREDAAVKDDTRSGRNAPRPIAELLAAALKASGLDDDVERAQVLALWPRIVGPQIAGVTDARLIAEDGTLVVGVKTHAWMQELGLMERSLVARVNDAAGTTTVRRIRWELLRDEPHGTGRHGAR; encoded by the coding sequence GTGACGCGTGAGGATGCGGCCGTGAAGGACGACACACGCAGCGGGCGCAACGCGCCGCGCCCGATCGCCGAACTGTTGGCGGCGGCGCTCAAGGCCAGCGGGCTCGACGACGACGTGGAGCGCGCGCAGGTCTTGGCGCTGTGGCCGCGCATCGTCGGGCCGCAGATCGCCGGCGTCACCGACGCGCGCCTGATCGCCGAGGACGGCACGCTGGTGGTGGGCGTGAAGACGCACGCGTGGATGCAGGAACTCGGCTTGATGGAGCGCTCGCTCGTGGCCCGCGTGAACGATGCCGCCGGCACGACGACCGTGCGCCGAATCCGCTGGGAATTGCTGCGCGACGAGCCCCACGGGACGGGCCGTCACGGGGCCCGCTAA
- a CDS encoding DUF2847 family protein, translating to MAIIPATFSSASELAARPGRSIVYKHSTRCELCSWSHHVLGKLAAQAQLTLELVDVLAERELSQDIERHFGVRHESPQVLIIDDGVVSWHASHRGVAPARLQAALGGNSEGLGARV from the coding sequence ATGGCCATCATCCCCGCCACCTTCTCGTCCGCGAGCGAACTCGCCGCGCGCCCGGGCCGCAGCATCGTCTACAAGCACTCGACCCGCTGCGAGCTGTGCAGCTGGAGCCATCACGTGCTCGGCAAGCTCGCGGCGCAGGCGCAACTCACGCTGGAGCTCGTTGATGTGCTTGCCGAGCGTGAGCTGTCGCAGGACATCGAGCGCCACTTCGGCGTGCGACACGAGTCGCCGCAGGTGCTGATCATCGACGACGGTGTGGTGAGCTGGCACGCGTCGCACCGAGGGGTGGCGCCGGCGCGGTTGCAGGCGGCGCTCGGCGGAAACTCCGAAGGGCTCGGGGCGCGAGTCTAA